A window of Bacteroidota bacterium contains these coding sequences:
- a CDS encoding response regulator transcription factor has translation MVTTTCIIADADKGFRQLLKLQLKKADPTISIAGEAEDAQTAGIQIDAITPEIVFMDANLPPTDVFSVLEACEHKKFKLIVLSDGEQHALKALKANAVDYLLKPLRRADLEVALYKARAGMGRQPVTVANMAGVAPSVEARIPIWTGTSYEMVDADTIVYCKANNNYTEILLLDRRKFLLSKTLKFYENLLKDHPFCRIHQSYLVNTVYIKSVERGRKSHITLKDNTRLEIAQARKDKTFRFLGLM, from the coding sequence ATGGTAACTACTACATGCATAATTGCCGATGCAGATAAGGGCTTTAGACAGTTGTTGAAACTACAGTTGAAAAAAGCCGACCCGACTATAAGCATAGCAGGGGAAGCAGAAGATGCGCAAACAGCAGGCATACAAATTGATGCCATTACTCCCGAAATTGTTTTTATGGATGCCAATTTGCCGCCAACTGACGTATTTAGCGTATTAGAAGCGTGCGAACACAAAAAATTTAAGCTAATAGTGCTTTCTGATGGTGAACAGCATGCCCTAAAGGCATTAAAAGCCAATGCAGTTGATTATTTATTGAAACCTTTGCGCCGCGCTGATTTAGAAGTAGCACTATATAAGGCACGTGCAGGCATGGGCAGGCAACCCGTGACCGTTGCAAACATGGCAGGTGTAGCACCCTCTGTGGAGGCACGAATTCCGATTTGGACAGGCACCTCTTACGAAATGGTAGATGCAGATACAATTGTGTACTGTAAAGCCAATAATAACTACACTGAGATATTATTGCTCGACAGACGCAAGTTCCTGCTATCTAAAACGTTGAAGTTCTACGAAAACCTACTGAAAGACCATCCGTTTTGCCGCATTCATCAAAGTTATTTAGTAAACACTGTATATATAAAGTCAGTGGAACGGGGACGTAAAAGCCACATCACCCTTAAAGACAACACCCGCCTTGAAATTGCACAAGCCCGCAAAGACAAAACTTTCAGGTTTTTGGGTCTTATGTAG
- a CDS encoding ATP-binding protein, with product MRIAITGAHKVGKTTLAEALQEHLPDYEHRAEPYYELEELGYEFSERPTVDDFIEQLEYSIKQLGTNATNVVFDRCPIDFLAYINAIDSRINTQSYYERVEEIMASINLLIFVPIEEPDLIVYKDTDLPELRYRVNETITEWVGDFGVEVLTVSGALHNRLAQVLDKVKQS from the coding sequence ATGAGAATTGCAATAACAGGTGCGCATAAAGTAGGGAAAACAACATTAGCCGAGGCGTTACAAGAGCATTTGCCTGATTACGAGCACAGGGCGGAGCCTTATTACGAGTTGGAGGAACTGGGATACGAGTTTTCTGAAAGACCGACCGTGGATGACTTTATTGAGCAATTGGAGTATTCCATTAAGCAGCTTGGTACAAATGCAACTAATGTAGTTTTTGACAGGTGCCCGATAGATTTCTTAGCCTACATAAATGCTATTGACAGCAGAATAAATACTCAGTCGTATTATGAACGTGTTGAAGAAATAATGGCCAGTATAAACCTTCTCATTTTTGTTCCGATAGAAGAGCCCGACTTAATAGTATATAAGGATACTGATTTACCTGAACTCCGTTACCGGGTGAATGAAACTATTACCGAATGGGTGGGTGATTTTGGGGTAGAGGTATTAACTGTTAGCGGTGCTTTACACAATCGTTTGGCTCAAGTACTTGACAAAGTAAAACAAAGCTGA
- a CDS encoding MarR family transcriptional regulator: MHNNTVIEVRKISQLYAYTSLQLHEAVSKKAGFTGTDHKYLGFFLQKESLTAGELAALTGLTTGAVTGLIDRFEKKKLVKRSFDKSDRRKVIVVANKDKITDLLAPFYTAFQLETEKLIASYTESELAVIESFLERSIELMNQTKETITKPLNNE; the protein is encoded by the coding sequence ATGCATAACAACACCGTTATAGAAGTTAGAAAAATCAGTCAGTTATACGCCTATACTTCCTTACAGTTACACGAGGCGGTTTCTAAAAAAGCAGGGTTCACCGGTACCGACCACAAGTACTTGGGCTTCTTTTTACAAAAAGAGAGTTTAACCGCGGGGGAACTTGCTGCTTTAACAGGACTAACCACGGGGGCAGTAACAGGTTTGATTGACAGGTTTGAAAAAAAGAAACTGGTGAAACGCAGCTTTGATAAAAGTGATAGGCGAAAAGTTATTGTGGTGGCTAACAAGGATAAGATTACGGACCTATTGGCACCTTTTTACACAGCGTTTCAATTAGAGACCGAGAAGCTGATAGCAAGTTATACAGAAAGTGAACTTGCGGTGATTGAATCTTTTTTGGAAAGAAGTATTGAATTGATGAACCAAACCAAGGAAACCATTACTAAACCTTTGAATAATGAATAG
- the arr gene encoding NAD(+)--rifampin ADP-ribosyltransferase, producing MNSTEPANNVHSPFVQTYFHGTKANLAIGDLIETGVNSNYGQNNKAKFIYLTATLDAAIWGAELALGEGKERIYLVEPTGAIEDDPNLTDKKFPGNPTKSYRSKYPFKVIGEVTVWSGHPIEQINAMKEGLERLKEQGIEAIED from the coding sequence ATGAATAGCACTGAACCAGCAAACAACGTACACAGCCCTTTTGTGCAAACCTATTTTCATGGCACCAAAGCAAATCTTGCAATTGGTGATTTGATTGAGACAGGAGTTAACTCAAATTATGGGCAAAATAATAAGGCAAAGTTTATCTATTTAACGGCCACTTTGGATGCGGCAATTTGGGGTGCTGAACTTGCTTTGGGCGAGGGCAAGGAAAGGATTTATCTTGTGGAACCTACCGGAGCAATTGAGGACGACCCTAATTTAACCGACAAAAAATTTCCCGGAAACCCCACAAAATCGTACCGATCAAAGTATCCGTTTAAGGTGATTGGTGAAGTTACTGTTTGGAGTGGCCACCCGATAGAGCAAATTAACGCCATGAAAGAAGGGCTTGAACGTCTTAAGGAACAGGGTATTGAAGCTATTGAGGATTAA